The Camelina sativa cultivar DH55 unplaced genomic scaffold, Cs unpScaffold04348, whole genome shotgun sequence DNA segment AAATCACGATAACCAACGGAATTCACCacattaacaaattaaaatcagaGAGAAACCAGAGAGTGCCTTTTTATCAACAGCAGTTGCTTCTTTAAACTTCGAGTTGAGTGACTCCTGCTCCTCCTTGCTAAGTTGATCCACCAGCTGTTTTTCCAACTCAGGCATTTTACGTTTCGGCTGAGTGGGCGGGACCATTCCATCACTAGAGGATAGAGGACCTGGCCTTGGAGGCTTTCCTTTGGGACCAGCTGGTGGCCTCAAGGCCCCAGGAGGTTGTTGCTGTTGGAAACCTAC contains these protein-coding regions:
- the LOC104774656 gene encoding acidic proline-rich protein PRP25-like; translated protein: MFYVVMLVLGVTEALKQVWDLSDQDNDSMLSLREFCIAVYLMERYREGRPLPPMFPSSIIHSESMFTAPGQSGAPHGNASWGHPHGFQQQQPPGALRPPAGPKGKPPRPGPLSSSDGMVPPTQPKRKMPELEKQLVDQLSKEEQESLNSKFKEATAVDKKALSGFSLILIC